The following coding sequences lie in one Hydrogenophaga sp. PBL-H3 genomic window:
- the eda gene encoding bifunctional 4-hydroxy-2-oxoglutarate aldolase/2-dehydro-3-deoxy-phosphogluconate aldolase yields the protein MTTTCFTRPAFTSRVVPVIVLNDAAHAVPLAHALLEGGIDVMEITLRSGVALQAMEAVARAVPQMHLGAGTVTRVAEVAQVIAAGASFALSPGCTEDLVHAVRAANLPFIPGVMTPSEVMRARDHGFTLMKLFPASQAGGLGMLKALGAPLPDVRFCPTGGVSVDNLREFLKLPNVAMAGGSWLTPADLLRNGDWAGITKLAREATAMAQPG from the coding sequence ATGACCACCACCTGTTTCACCCGCCCCGCTTTCACCTCCCGCGTGGTCCCCGTGATCGTGCTCAACGACGCGGCGCACGCCGTGCCACTGGCCCACGCCCTGCTGGAGGGCGGCATCGACGTGATGGAGATCACCCTGCGCTCCGGCGTGGCCCTGCAGGCCATGGAAGCCGTGGCGCGCGCCGTTCCGCAGATGCACCTGGGTGCCGGTACCGTCACCCGCGTGGCCGAGGTCGCGCAGGTGATCGCCGCTGGCGCCAGCTTCGCCCTGTCGCCCGGCTGCACCGAGGACCTGGTGCACGCGGTGCGCGCTGCCAACCTGCCCTTCATCCCGGGCGTGATGACGCCGAGCGAAGTGATGCGCGCGCGCGACCACGGCTTCACCCTCATGAAACTCTTTCCCGCGTCGCAGGCCGGCGGCCTGGGCATGCTCAAGGCGCTCGGTGCCCCGCTGCCCGACGTGCGCTTCTGCCCCACCGGCGGCGTGAGCGTGGACAACCTGCGCGAGTTCCTCAAGCTGCCCAACGTGGCCATGGCCGGTGGCTCCTGGCTCACACCGGCCGACCTGCTGCGCAACGGTGACTGGGCCGGCATCACGAAGCTGGCGCGCGAGGCCACGGCGATGGCACAACCCGGTTGA
- the pgi gene encoding glucose-6-phosphate isomerase gives MKLPTTLPAWPQLQALAAGPTPHLRELLTDPHRAQRLSLSAAGITLDASRQRTTPAIQQALLALAEQSDLAAQRDAMFRGDAINATEGRPVLHVALRGDPLHAGPWGPTVQSDVHRELARVCDFARDLNAGAVLGFAGDAITDVVNIGIGGSDLGPRMANDALAHLSDPAVPGTRVHYVSNPDAWALWSVLRGLDAKRTLLVVSSKTFTTQETLTNAASAQRWLTDNGCPPQDLSKHLVAITASPAQAARLGYPSERTFLFWDWVGGRYSVWSALGLPLAIAIGPENFRAFLAGAREMDQHFCTAPLAQNLPVQLALAGIWNRNFLQLPTHLIVPYASRLLRFTPFVQQMDMESSGKRTHTDGNPATVDTGPIVWGGLGIDGQHAYFQLIHQGMHTVPVDFIGVQNEDTPLPLAATHHGVVNLNLRAQAQAMACGRSLQDTQAVLEKDGMSTADAAAMAPHRSFEGNIPSNVLWLDRLDPQRLGALIALYEHKVFTQAAIWRINAYDQWGVELGKTMAKAMEQRAV, from the coding sequence ATGAAACTGCCCACCACCCTGCCCGCCTGGCCGCAACTGCAAGCCCTCGCCGCCGGCCCCACACCCCACCTGCGCGAGCTGCTGACCGACCCGCACCGCGCCCAGCGCCTGAGCCTGAGTGCCGCCGGTATCACGCTGGACGCCAGCCGCCAGCGCACCACGCCCGCGATCCAGCAGGCCCTGCTGGCGCTGGCCGAGCAGTCCGACCTGGCCGCGCAGCGCGACGCCATGTTCCGCGGCGATGCCATCAATGCCACCGAAGGCCGACCGGTGTTGCACGTGGCGCTGCGCGGCGACCCGTTGCATGCCGGCCCCTGGGGCCCGACCGTGCAGTCCGACGTGCACCGCGAACTGGCCCGGGTGTGCGATTTCGCGCGCGACCTCAACGCAGGCGCCGTGCTCGGCTTTGCGGGCGATGCCATCACCGACGTGGTCAACATCGGCATCGGCGGCTCCGACCTCGGGCCGCGCATGGCCAACGACGCGCTGGCCCATCTTTCCGACCCCGCCGTGCCCGGCACCCGCGTGCACTACGTCTCCAACCCCGACGCCTGGGCGCTGTGGAGCGTGCTGCGCGGGCTCGATGCAAAACGCACCCTCCTCGTGGTCTCCAGCAAAACCTTCACCACGCAGGAAACGCTGACCAACGCCGCCAGTGCGCAGCGCTGGCTGACCGACAACGGCTGCCCCCCGCAAGACCTCTCGAAGCACCTGGTGGCCATCACCGCCAGCCCGGCGCAGGCGGCCAGACTGGGCTACCCGAGCGAGCGCACCTTCCTGTTCTGGGACTGGGTGGGAGGCCGCTACTCGGTGTGGTCGGCGCTGGGTCTGCCGCTGGCGATCGCCATCGGGCCGGAGAACTTCCGCGCCTTCCTGGCCGGCGCCCGCGAGATGGACCAGCACTTCTGCACCGCGCCGCTGGCGCAGAACCTGCCCGTGCAGCTCGCGCTGGCAGGTATCTGGAACCGCAACTTCCTGCAGTTGCCCACCCACCTCATCGTGCCCTATGCCTCGCGGCTGCTGCGCTTCACGCCCTTCGTGCAGCAGATGGACATGGAGTCCAGCGGCAAGCGCACCCACACCGACGGCAACCCCGCCACGGTGGACACCGGCCCCATCGTCTGGGGCGGCCTGGGCATTGACGGCCAGCACGCCTACTTCCAGCTCATCCACCAGGGAATGCACACCGTGCCGGTGGACTTCATCGGTGTGCAGAACGAAGACACACCACTGCCCCTGGCCGCCACGCACCACGGCGTGGTCAACCTCAACCTGCGCGCGCAGGCCCAGGCAATGGCCTGCGGCCGCTCGCTGCAAGACACGCAGGCGGTGCTGGAGAAAGACGGCATGAGCACAGCCGATGCCGCGGCCATGGCCCCGCACCGCAGCTTCGAGGGCAACATCCCCAGCAACGTGCTGTGGCTGGACCGCCTCGACCCGCAACGCCTGGGCGCGCTGATCGCGCTCTACGAACACAAGGTGTTCACACAGGCCGCCATCTGGCGCATCAACGCCTACGACCAGTGGGGCGTGGAGCTGGGCAAGACCATGGCCAAGGCGATGGAACAACGCGCTGTTTGA